The genome window tcatagagccccttgatccccTCCCTGTCGACGCAGATATCTGTGCATGCAGACCCAAAAACATCCCACCGGACTTCATCGagcccgctgcatcttgtACATAGGTGATGAGGATCCTCCTTCGCcaacccgcatcttttgcatagggggtcagtccccttgcctatccttgataaatacagagccaggggccagggTCCAGTGATAAGTCCCACTATGGCGcggagcttaaccctgtttaggcccaacaaaGTCTCTGCGATCTTCCTAGTGGGTTTTTCTAGGAAGGATTTCGTGTGCctggcacccgtctccgagtcccatctctccacaATCCTCCTATCCCCACGctccttgaccaggtccttcacaaagtCGGTGggcacgcctacgtgctccacctctCCCCGAAAGGCCCTGTTgctaccgttctttgctagctcatcggctttctcattgcctttgatgccagcgtggcccggaatccaggccacctcaagccgattatttacggcaatttccgCCATCAGCTCAACGCATTCGCCCAGTAACTTAGAGCAGCACTCATACTTGAGTATTGCCCTCAgcgcgcgcctgctgcctgagtagatgaagatcgTTTTACCcttgtcccctctctccaggatcatcctggcgcaggtCGTTAGGGCAGCCAGCTcggtctggagcacggttgcgtgcgagtccagcccaatggtcctcgctattgcgggcccctctgaccagacccccgctCCTGCCCTTCCGCTCATCCACgatccgtccgtataccagactagcCCGCGGGGCGGCGCCCAGCCCGTATCttttcctgacggggtttccccccatccGAGGTTGACagagaactttctgcgaaagtgccatct of Diachasmimorpha longicaudata isolate KC_UGA_2023 chromosome 3, iyDiaLong2, whole genome shotgun sequence contains these proteins:
- the LOC135159911 gene encoding uncharacterized protein LOC135159911, which encodes MVKWIYTVIMTPQLTYAASVWWTALNKACHRKAVDRRGRLAMLGITGALGTTPSSALEALLFMQPPHLIIREEAIKAAARLRLQGIWKRARNGHASVLRVDGELEGLMSRGADACRPRWHFRRKFSVNLGWGETPSGKDTGWAPPRGLVWYTDGSWMSGRAGAGVWSEGPAIARTIGLDSHATVLQTELAALTTCARMILERGDKGKTIFIYSGSRRALRAILKYECCSKLLGECVELMAEIAVNNRLEVAWIPGHAGIKGNEKADELAKNGSNRAFRGEVEHVGVPTDFVKDLVKERGDRRIVERWDSETGARHTKSFLEKPTRKIAETLLGLNRVKLRAIVGLITGPWPLALYLSRIGKGTDPLCKRCGLAKEDPHHLCTRCSGLDEVRWDVFGSACTDICVDREGIKGLYEFARRAQRLGTND